Proteins encoded within one genomic window of Streptomyces sp. NBC_01237:
- a CDS encoding pyrroline-5-carboxylate reductase family protein: MSGAAHPTLAFIGCGRITRALVQGLVGAGHPAHLLRGVSRSGAGALALSREFGITAVDGSADAVRGADIVVLAVHPHQTPEALAALSGLLGPEQTLLSLVASWRTEAVAAPLPGVPVVRAVPNVGVGVRAGATVFSAGPRTDASRLRAVEQLFAPLGETLTVAEELLETVSAVSGAGPALVAHFARSLAGAGVAQGLDERTAAVLAAHAVRSTGALLAQDAMTVDAVIDSVASPGGMTEAALRVLDADEVPAAARRAVDAAVRLSMGRLARA, translated from the coding sequence ATGAGCGGGGCGGCCCACCCGACGCTCGCGTTCATCGGCTGCGGCCGCATCACCCGCGCCCTGGTGCAGGGCCTCGTCGGCGCCGGACACCCCGCGCACCTGCTGCGCGGGGTGTCCCGCAGCGGGGCCGGGGCCCTGGCGCTGAGCCGGGAGTTCGGCATCACCGCGGTGGACGGGAGCGCCGACGCGGTGCGGGGCGCCGACATCGTGGTGCTCGCCGTGCATCCGCACCAGACACCCGAGGCCCTCGCCGCCCTGTCCGGCCTGCTCGGCCCGGAACAGACGCTGCTGTCACTGGTGGCGTCATGGCGGACGGAGGCCGTCGCGGCACCCCTGCCCGGTGTGCCGGTGGTGCGGGCCGTGCCGAATGTGGGGGTGGGGGTGCGCGCGGGAGCCACCGTGTTCTCGGCCGGCCCCCGTACCGATGCGTCCCGGCTGCGTGCGGTGGAGCAGCTGTTCGCGCCGCTGGGAGAGACGCTCACCGTCGCCGAGGAACTGCTGGAGACGGTGAGTGCGGTGTCCGGGGCGGGCCCGGCGCTGGTCGCGCACTTCGCGCGGTCGCTCGCCGGGGCGGGCGTGGCTCAGGGACTCGACGAGCGGACGGCAGCGGTCCTCGCCGCCCACGCGGTCCGCAGCACCGGAGCGCTGCTGGCCCAGGACGCGATGACCGTGGACGCGGTCATCGACTCCGTCGCCTCGCCGGGCGGCATGACGGAGGCCGCGTTGCGTGTGCTGGACGCGGACGAGGTGCCCGCCGCCGCGCGGCGCGCCGTGGACGCCGCGGTGCGGCTGTCGATGGGACGGCTGGCACGTGCGTGA
- a CDS encoding glutamate-5-semialdehyde dehydrogenase — protein sequence MSVPVNEICRRAYEASLVVKELTTEVKDRVLMEMAEAIDTAAARLQEANQLDVAAAREAGTSATLIDRLTLTDKRIAGMTKAIRTIVDLPDPVGAVVQGWTRPNGLQIEQVREPLGVVAVIYEARPNVTADVAALCLKTGNAAVLRGSSIAQHTNAAIADVLTEVLRRQEDVPDDAVQLVRDTSREAALELLRADEYLDLLVPRGGPGLIKTVQDNATVPTVIDGDGNCHVYVDATADRAMATDIVVNGKTSRPSVCNAVETLLVHADLAADWLPKTLDALRDLGVEIRGDDRTRKAWPAAVEAREADWETEYLDLVLAVKVVDSLDDALAHINRYGTRNAEGIVAQDIAVARRFARAIDSGSVFVNTSTRYSDGGEFGYGVEIGVSTQKLHARGPMGLESLTCVKNVVWGSGQVRVL from the coding sequence ATGTCCGTACCTGTCAATGAGATCTGCCGCCGTGCCTACGAGGCGTCGCTGGTCGTGAAGGAACTGACGACCGAGGTCAAGGACCGGGTGCTCATGGAGATGGCCGAAGCCATCGACACGGCCGCGGCCCGGCTGCAGGAGGCCAATCAGCTCGACGTCGCCGCCGCCCGCGAGGCCGGCACCTCGGCGACCCTGATCGACCGGCTGACCCTCACCGACAAGCGCATTGCCGGCATGACGAAGGCGATCCGTACGATCGTCGACCTGCCCGACCCCGTCGGCGCCGTGGTTCAGGGCTGGACCCGGCCCAACGGCCTGCAGATCGAGCAGGTCCGCGAGCCCCTCGGCGTTGTCGCCGTGATCTACGAGGCGCGGCCCAACGTCACGGCCGACGTCGCGGCCCTGTGCCTGAAGACGGGCAACGCGGCGGTCCTGCGCGGCTCGTCGATCGCACAGCACACCAACGCCGCCATCGCCGATGTCCTCACGGAGGTCCTGCGGCGGCAGGAGGACGTGCCCGACGACGCGGTGCAGCTCGTCCGCGACACATCGCGCGAGGCGGCCCTGGAGCTGCTGCGCGCCGACGAGTACCTCGATCTGCTGGTGCCCCGCGGCGGTCCCGGCCTGATCAAGACGGTGCAGGACAACGCGACGGTACCGACCGTCATCGACGGCGACGGCAACTGTCATGTGTACGTGGACGCGACAGCGGACCGGGCCATGGCGACGGACATCGTGGTCAACGGCAAGACGTCCCGCCCCAGCGTGTGCAACGCCGTGGAGACACTCCTCGTCCACGCCGACCTGGCGGCGGACTGGCTGCCCAAGACCCTCGACGCGCTGCGGGACCTGGGCGTCGAGATCCGCGGCGACGACCGCACCCGCAAGGCGTGGCCCGCTGCCGTGGAGGCGCGGGAGGCCGACTGGGAGACTGAGTACCTGGACCTGGTGCTCGCGGTGAAGGTCGTCGACAGCCTCGACGACGCCCTGGCCCACATCAACCGCTACGGAACGCGCAACGCCGAGGGCATCGTGGCGCAGGACATCGCGGTGGCACGGCGCTTCGCCCGCGCGATCGACTCCGGCAGCGTCTTCGTGAACACCTCCACGCGCTACTCCGACGGCGGTGAGTTCGGCTACGGCGTCGAGATCGGCGTCTCCACGCAGAAGCTGCACGCCCGCGGTCCGATGGGCCTGGAGTCGCTGACCTGTGTCAAGAACGTCGTCTGGGGAAGCGGGCAGGTCCGTGTTCTCTGA
- the proB gene encoding glutamate 5-kinase: MSLGAAAGRVVIKIGTSSLMSEGRPDPAKLDALADAVVQLRADGVQPVLIASGAIAAGDALLLTPVGGQPAHSRQLAAAVGQGVLFDACRQALAHRGLLAAQILLTPPDLTHPEHRDSARTVVEESLASGLVPVVNENDAVMVRNNDVLAALLAAALGAARLVLLTDVPGLFESDPRRDADARLIPEVLAMTPEVERLAGLAAQGLGTGGMPAKLCAAWIASMAGVPTVIAGADSPDVVVRAVVGKPVGTLVHPRTPDKELDLGRLWRALGAPPAGRVVCHPEAVAAVRDGRPLTLGHSITVEGTFTADSVVDVLVPGQGVIARGRASTACDTITGMRHPTGTTVIHHVDYIRFLEA, encoded by the coding sequence ATGTCGCTCGGCGCCGCTGCAGGACGCGTCGTCATCAAGATCGGTACGTCCTCCCTCATGTCGGAGGGACGCCCCGACCCGGCCAAACTGGACGCGCTCGCGGACGCGGTGGTGCAGCTGCGCGCCGACGGCGTGCAGCCGGTACTCATCGCGTCCGGGGCTATCGCCGCGGGTGACGCGCTGCTGCTCACGCCTGTCGGAGGACAGCCGGCCCACAGCCGCCAGCTCGCCGCCGCTGTCGGACAGGGAGTGCTGTTCGACGCATGCCGCCAGGCCCTGGCCCACCGTGGACTCCTCGCGGCACAGATCCTCCTGACGCCGCCCGACCTCACGCACCCCGAGCACCGCGACAGCGCCCGCACCGTGGTCGAGGAGAGCCTGGCGAGCGGGCTCGTACCGGTGGTGAACGAGAACGACGCCGTCATGGTCCGCAACAACGATGTGCTCGCGGCGCTGCTCGCCGCGGCGCTCGGCGCGGCGAGACTGGTCCTGCTGACGGATGTGCCGGGACTGTTCGAGAGCGATCCGCGGCGCGACGCCGACGCCCGGCTCATCCCCGAAGTGCTCGCCATGACCCCGGAGGTGGAGCGCCTCGCCGGTCTGGCCGCGCAAGGACTCGGTACCGGCGGAATGCCCGCGAAGCTGTGCGCGGCGTGGATCGCCTCCATGGCCGGTGTCCCCACCGTCATCGCGGGAGCCGACAGCCCCGACGTCGTGGTGCGCGCGGTGGTCGGGAAGCCCGTCGGCACACTCGTCCACCCGCGCACGCCCGACAAGGAGCTTGACCTCGGCCGACTGTGGCGGGCCCTGGGCGCGCCACCCGCCGGCCGGGTCGTCTGCCACCCCGAGGCGGTCGCCGCCGTGCGCGACGGGCGGCCGCTGACGCTCGGTCACAGCATCACGGTCGAGGGCACCTTCACCGCGGACTCCGTGGTCGATGTGCTCGTGCCCGGCCAGGGCGTCATCGCCCGAGGCCGCGCCAGTACGGCCTGCGACACGATCACGGGCATGCGCCACCCCACTGGGACAACCGTCATCCATCACGTCGACTACATCCGTTTTCTGGAGGCCTGA
- a CDS encoding pyridoxal phosphate-dependent aminotransferase yields MFSETPLLPPRHSSLLDGISEASSIRLNNRIYELQEAGRDIITLSLGEAFFDIPLPSFEGLPAQKIHHYSHSRGVPLLREKLAAYQQEISTAPVDAAQEILVTAGSKAAIYMALTALLEPGDEVIIPEPLWVSYPDQVRLARAVPVMTPWYESVEEFGARITPRTKAIIVNNPHNPTGRRLSADQLRGLHRLADQHGLFLIADEAYHEFVPAGERFVSALEHDPDKRHTIVCNSMSKNYGISGWRIGYLVAGASLLSQIIKIQQHLVTCAPTILSYYLAEHFESVLERTRPQIRRVVETRNRMGRLLADRGVDCLEGDATFYLFASLGGSKLNSDDFAHELLVRHGVGVVPGSGYGASCDRFVRIAVGAESEERLIRGVSAVATLIEETR; encoded by the coding sequence GTGTTCTCTGAGACCCCACTGCTGCCGCCGCGGCACTCCAGCCTGCTCGACGGGATCTCGGAGGCGTCATCGATCCGGCTCAACAACCGGATCTACGAACTCCAGGAAGCCGGCCGGGACATCATCACGCTCTCCCTGGGCGAGGCGTTCTTCGACATTCCCCTGCCGTCGTTCGAAGGGCTGCCCGCCCAGAAGATCCATCACTACTCCCACTCCCGGGGCGTGCCACTGCTGCGCGAGAAGCTGGCCGCCTACCAGCAGGAGATCTCCACCGCGCCGGTCGACGCGGCCCAGGAGATCCTGGTGACCGCCGGGTCCAAGGCGGCGATCTACATGGCGCTCACCGCACTGCTCGAACCGGGCGACGAGGTGATCATCCCGGAGCCGCTGTGGGTGAGCTATCCCGACCAGGTGCGCCTCGCCCGTGCCGTGCCGGTGATGACGCCCTGGTACGAGTCCGTGGAGGAGTTCGGCGCCCGCATCACGCCCCGCACCAAGGCGATCATCGTCAACAATCCCCACAACCCCACCGGTCGCCGCCTGAGCGCCGATCAGCTGCGGGGCCTGCACCGGCTGGCCGACCAGCACGGCCTGTTCCTCATCGCCGACGAGGCCTACCACGAGTTCGTGCCCGCCGGAGAGCGCTTCGTCTCGGCCCTTGAGCACGACCCGGACAAGCGGCACACCATCGTGTGTAACTCGATGTCGAAGAACTACGGGATCTCGGGCTGGCGGATCGGCTATCTGGTCGCGGGAGCGTCCCTGCTCTCACAGATCATCAAGATCCAGCAGCACCTCGTGACGTGCGCACCGACGATTCTGAGCTACTACCTCGCGGAGCACTTCGAATCCGTCCTGGAGCGCACCAGGCCGCAGATCCGGAGGGTGGTGGAAACCCGCAACCGCATGGGGCGGCTTCTCGCCGACCGGGGTGTCGACTGCCTCGAAGGGGACGCCACCTTCTACCTGTTCGCCTCGCTCGGCGGCTCGAAGCTCAACTCCGACGACTTCGCCCATGAGTTGCTCGTGCGGCATGGCGTCGGAGTGGTACCGGGCTCGGGCTACGGCGCCTCGTGCGACCGGTTCGTACGGATCGCGGTCGGCGCGGAGAGCGAGGAGCGCCTGATACGTGGGGTCTCCGCGGTGGCCACCCTGATCGAGGAGACCCGATGA
- a CDS encoding O-methyltransferase — translation MAHQVSVGPELLEYVRESSLREDEILRDLRRVTAELPGGESMHVMAEEGQLLAFLIAAAGVADVLEIGTFTGYSTLWMARALPPHGRLVTCEMSERWPEIGAGHWRRAGVEERIDVRIGAAIDTLEEMLADGRSESFGLIFIDADKANYPRYYELALRLVRPGGLLVVDNTLLAGRVIDPLADDADTAGVRELNARIRDDRRVDLCMLPMADGITLVRRR, via the coding sequence GTGGCGCATCAGGTTTCGGTCGGCCCGGAGCTTCTGGAATATGTCAGGGAATCCTCTCTCAGGGAGGATGAGATCCTGCGCGATCTGCGCCGGGTGACCGCAGAGTTGCCCGGTGGGGAATCGATGCACGTCATGGCCGAGGAGGGGCAGCTCCTCGCGTTCCTCATCGCGGCCGCGGGTGTCGCGGACGTGCTGGAGATCGGCACGTTCACCGGCTACAGCACCTTGTGGATGGCTCGCGCTCTTCCGCCGCACGGTCGGTTGGTCACCTGCGAGATGAGTGAGCGGTGGCCCGAGATCGGTGCCGGCCATTGGCGGCGTGCCGGCGTCGAGGAACGGATCGACGTGCGCATCGGTGCCGCGATCGACACTCTTGAGGAGATGCTCGCCGACGGCCGTTCCGAGAGCTTCGGACTCATTTTCATCGATGCCGACAAGGCGAACTATCCGCGCTACTACGAGCTGGCGTTGCGGCTCGTGCGGCCGGGCGGACTGCTGGTGGTGGACAACACGCTCCTCGCGGGCCGGGTCATCGACCCCCTCGCCGACGACGCGGACACCGCCGGTGTCCGTGAGCTCAACGCCAGGATCCGGGACGATCGGCGCGTCGACCTCTGCATGCTCCCGATGGCCGACGGCATCACCCTGGTCCGCCGACGGTGA
- a CDS encoding TetR/AcrR family transcriptional regulator, which produces MGRQREDEEPAVASGRPLRRDAELNRRRILRAGREVFAARGLQATLNDVAHHAGLGVGTVYRKFPDKQALAQAVFGEELDEIAAMAQEARAGRDAFAALADFLERALARAAHNRGLRELMRHGTVEGAGLARARREITSHCEQLVARARTQGSLRDGVTEADLAPIAAMIDAVMSLPAEHPSEAWRRYLAIILDGLRTRPHQAPLPGPGDAP; this is translated from the coding sequence ATGGGCAGGCAGCGGGAGGACGAGGAACCCGCCGTGGCGTCGGGACGCCCGTTGAGACGGGATGCCGAGCTCAACCGCCGGCGCATCCTCCGGGCCGGGCGCGAGGTCTTCGCGGCGCGCGGCCTTCAGGCCACGCTCAACGACGTCGCGCACCACGCCGGCCTCGGAGTCGGCACCGTCTACCGGAAGTTCCCCGACAAACAGGCGCTCGCGCAGGCCGTCTTCGGCGAGGAGCTCGACGAGATCGCGGCGATGGCGCAGGAGGCCCGGGCCGGGCGCGACGCCTTCGCCGCCCTGGCCGACTTCCTTGAGCGGGCCCTGGCACGGGCCGCGCACAACCGCGGGCTGCGCGAGCTGATGCGCCACGGCACCGTCGAAGGCGCCGGCCTGGCCCGAGCCCGGCGGGAGATCACCTCGCACTGCGAGCAGCTCGTGGCGCGGGCCCGCACCCAGGGCTCGCTGCGCGACGGAGTCACCGAGGCCGACCTCGCGCCGATCGCCGCGATGATCGACGCCGTCATGTCCCTGCCCGCCGAACACCCGTCCGAGGCGTGGCGACGTTATCTGGCGATCATTCTCGACGGACTTCGCACCCGTCCGCACCAGGCACCGCTGCCCGGTCCGGGTGATGCGCCCTGA
- a CDS encoding DUF5988 family protein, whose amino-acid sequence MAGEDATGAGRLVVLCGGPPELPRVQRLPEGIVADASRLIVAFYGRHQRFVRTSETALVEGRTVPVFRFHYSTKIAE is encoded by the coding sequence ATGGCCGGCGAGGATGCGACGGGGGCAGGGCGGTTGGTGGTGCTGTGCGGCGGGCCACCGGAACTCCCGCGTGTGCAACGGCTGCCGGAAGGGATCGTCGCGGACGCATCGCGGCTCATCGTGGCCTTCTACGGACGGCATCAGCGCTTCGTGCGCACCAGCGAGACGGCGTTGGTGGAGGGCCGGACGGTGCCCGTGTTCCGGTTCCACTACAGCACGAAGATCGCCGAGTAG
- a CDS encoding SDR family NAD(P)-dependent oxidoreductase, with the protein MRTVVITGGTDGLGKGLALHYLRQGARVLAVGSTPAKGEALLAEASALPAGDRVTFLRADLTSVAAAEELVATVESACTSVDTLILCAQRYRLSGPRTVTREGFEHSFALAYLSRYVLGHGLRTALESAPRPVIMNVGTPGVPLGRIHWDDLQLTRHYSGTRATLQSFRANDLLGTAYATVYAGTPIRYIGYNPGVVATGMPDHLPQPLRTLTKASFALLATSVAKAVAPMARLLDEPPAERFTAYRVTRRLPLKGPSFDPDAALRLHRLTQDLVRNRSE; encoded by the coding sequence ATGCGGACCGTGGTCATCACTGGAGGAACCGACGGGCTCGGCAAAGGGCTCGCTCTGCACTACCTGCGCCAAGGTGCGCGGGTGCTCGCAGTGGGCAGCACACCCGCGAAGGGCGAGGCCCTGCTGGCGGAGGCGTCCGCCCTTCCGGCCGGTGACCGCGTCACATTCCTGCGGGCCGACCTGACCTCGGTCGCGGCGGCCGAGGAACTCGTCGCCACGGTCGAGAGCGCCTGCACCTCGGTGGACACACTGATCCTGTGCGCCCAGCGGTACCGGCTCTCCGGCCCCCGCACCGTCACCCGCGAAGGGTTCGAGCACAGCTTCGCCCTCGCCTACCTGAGCCGGTACGTCCTCGGCCACGGCCTGCGCACGGCGCTGGAGTCCGCACCACGACCGGTCATCATGAACGTCGGCACCCCCGGCGTCCCCCTGGGCCGGATCCACTGGGACGACCTGCAACTGACGCGCCACTACAGCGGCACCAGGGCCACCCTGCAGTCCTTCCGTGCCAACGACCTGCTCGGTACGGCCTACGCCACCGTGTACGCCGGCACCCCCATCCGCTACATCGGCTACAACCCCGGGGTCGTGGCGACCGGCATGCCCGACCATCTTCCACAACCGCTGCGCACCCTCACCAAGGCGTCCTTCGCCCTGCTCGCCACCTCCGTGGCGAAGGCCGTCGCCCCCATGGCCCGCCTCCTGGACGAACCGCCGGCCGAACGCTTCACCGCCTACCGTGTCACTCGTCGACTGCCGCTGAAGGGGCCGTCGTTCGACCCGGACGCCGCACTGCGTCTGCACCGCCTCACCCAGGATCTGGTACGCAATCGGAGCGAGTAG